Part of the Nitrosopumilus sp. genome, TTGAAAAGAGAGTTACTGTTGGAAGATTCTTCTACACAAACAAGATTCTTGAAGAAGCCCTTAAAGAAAGAGGTCTTTACACAGATGAAATTCTTGAGAAAATAGCAGACAACTATGGATCATTGAAAGGAATTGAAGAAATTCCACAAGATTTGCAAGATGTCTTTGTTACAGCAATGGATATTCATTGGGCAGATCATTTAATGGCCCAAGGTGTATGGCAAGATTGGATTGGTAATGCAATTGCAAAGACAATCAACATGCCATACGATGTAACAGTAGAAGATGTAAAATCTGCATATCTATTGGCACACGAAATAGGTCTGAAAGGAATGACTGTTTATCGTGATGGTTCCAGACACAAACAGGTTCTTCACATGACAAGTGAAAATGCAACAAAGACCTTTGAGGTTAGACCAAGTGATTACATGACTGAATTTGTAACCAAAAACATTACAAATCCATACATAAAATCTCAAGTTAATGCTGCACTTGCATTAAAAGTACATGATGAAGAGATTACAATAGAACCTCCAAAAACTGAAGAGGTTTCTGAGGATCGTCTATGTCCAACATGTAAAAACAATCTTGTATTTGTTGAGGGTTGTAGTATCTGCATTGAATGTGGATACAGTGGTTGTACTTCTGGATAAATAACAGAATCACAACTTTTTTACTTTCTTTTATTTTTCATCCTGTATGGATAAAAAACTCCTAGGCGTAATTATAGGCATAGGAGTAATTATAGGTGTAACTTCTTTAGTTTTGGCTACTATCAATTCTGAAATTGTTTTGCCCCAAGAAACAAATGAAAAAATTGGTCTTGTAATTAATTCTCCTACTCAATCAGTATCTTTGAGTCAACTAGATCAAATCTATGCAGATTCATCTTCTACTGGAATAGGAAGAAGTAATGTCTACTTGTTTTGGAATATTGTAGAACCACAGCGTGGAGAATTTGATTGGCAGCAATCAGATATACTAATGGGATTAAATGAAAAAAATAATCTCAAAGTTACACTTTTCTTTTCAGTAATCAATGGAAATTCATTAGGACCGTTTCCGGATTGGATAGGAAAACCACCAATAAATTCAATTGGTGAAGACAGACTTGTTAGTGTACTTGATGCAATTTTATCAAGATATCACATAGTTGATTCGGTAATAATATCTGGTGAAACTGAATCACAATTTAGATATTCTGAACAAAATATTCCAGTATATCAAGAACTATTTTCTAATGTATATGATAAATTAAAAGAGAAACATCCTGATGTAAAATTTGGTAACTCCTTTGCATTACACCAAATCTTGAATAAAGATTTAGGACATATTGTTGATGAATTAGCAGTTGGGGATTTTGTTGCATTCTCATATTTTCCAGTTGATAATCTAAATGATATTGTAAAAACCCCTTTTGAAGCTAAACAAGATCTAAAGAAAGCATTTGATATCGTACCTAATAAAAAAATTGCATTTTTTGAAGTTAGTTGGAGTTCTTCTGATTTTGTAGGTGGTAATACTACATCTCAAAAACTATTCTTGGAAGAAATGTTTGATTTTTACTCTGAAAATGAATCTGAGATTGAGTTTTTTACTTGGTATAGATATTCTGATAGGCCTGAAGGAACTTGCGTTACAGAACAACAAGAAATTGGTGATGAAAGTATTAGTGTTGGAGGTGGTTCAGGATTAGGTAGTAGTGAATTTACTATCCAAAGATTAAATCATTACATTTGTAATGCTGGTCTTGTTGAAATAGATGGAACTGTAAAACCTGCATGGGATGAATTTAAAAAACAAATTGAAATGATAAACTAAAATGATTTCTTTAATTCTATCTGAATCGTCTTTAGAACTGATGCCTTTACAATTAAAACATCATCCTTCAGTGATATCACATGCAAGAAAATTAGGAAAGCGCCCATCAGAAATTTTACTAGATAATTCTTGGCATTTTGCAGCAATGAAAGGAATTGATAATGAAATAAAAAGAGGACGTCCAGATCTTGTACATTTTTCAATTCTCGAAGCTACAACAATTCCATTATACTTACAAAATAAAATAAAACTTTATGTTCATACCCTAGATGATAAAGTAATTTCCTTTGGACAAAATGTCCATATTCCTAAATCTTATCATCGATTTGAGGGAGTAATAGAAAAATTGTATCAAGAAAAAAAAATTATAACAAAAAATAATGATGTTTTATTAGAAATTGAAAAAAAAACATTCCCTAAATTAATTGAAGATATTAATCCATCAA contains:
- a CDS encoding ribosome biogenesis protein, translated to MISLILSESSLELMPLQLKHHPSVISHARKLGKRPSEILLDNSWHFAAMKGIDNEIKRGRPDLVHFSILEATTIPLYLQNKIKLYVHTLDDKVISFGQNVHIPKSYHRFEGVIEKLYQEKKIITKNNDVLLEIEKKTFPKLIEDINPSKIIGFSTKGTKSTYEKIAKNIPENACIIIGGFQKGHFSDSIENKITELFSIGDESFEGHVVIARMLYEYEKTIFM